Proteins from a genomic interval of Acinonyx jubatus isolate Ajub_Pintada_27869175 chromosome B4, VMU_Ajub_asm_v1.0, whole genome shotgun sequence:
- the RPL3 gene encoding 60S ribosomal protein L3 isoform X1, producing the protein MSHRKFSAPRHGSLGFLPRKRSSRHRGKVKSFPKDDSSKPVHLTAFLGYKAGMTHIVREVDRPGSKVNKKEVVEAVTIVETPPMVVVGVVGYVETPRGLRTFKTIFAEHISDECKRRFYKNWHKSKKKAFTKYCKKWQDDDGKKQLEKDFSSMKKYCQVIRVIAHTQMRLLPLRQKKAHLMEIQVNGGTVAEKLDWARERLEQQVPVNQVFGQDEMIDVIGVTKGKGYKGVTSRWHTKKLPRKTHRGLRKVACIGAWHPARVAFSVARAGQKGYHHRTEINKKIYKIGQGYLIKDGKLIKNNASTDYDLSDKSINPLGGFVHYGEVTNDFVMLKGCVVGTKKRVLTLRKSLLVQTKRRALEKIDLKFIDTTSKFGHGRFQTVEEKKAFMGPLKKDRIAKEEGA; encoded by the exons ATG TCTCACAGGAAGTTCTCCGCTCCCAGGCATGGGTCCCTGGGCTTCTTGCCTCGGAAACGCAGCAGCCGACACCGTGGGAAGGTGAAGAGCTTCCCCAAGGATGACTCTTCAAAGCCCGTCCACCTCACCGCCTTCTTGGGCTACAAGGCCGGCATGACTCACATCGTGCGAGAGGTCGACAGGCCAGGATCCA AGGTGAACAAGAAGGAGGTCGTGGAGGCTGTGACCATTGTGGAGACCCCGCCCATGGTGGTTGTGGGCGTCGTGGGCTACGTGGAAACCCCTCGAGGCCTTCGTACCTTTAAGACCATCTTCGCTGAGCACATCAGTGATGAGTGCAAAAGGCGCTTCTATAAGAACTG GCATAAGTCCAAGAAGAAGGCCTTCACCAAGTACTGCAAGAAGTGGCAGGATGACGACGGCAAGAAGCAGCTGGAGAAGGACTTCAGCAGCATGAAGAAGTACTGCCAGGTGATCCGCGTCATCGCCCACACTCAG ATGCGCCTGCTCCCTCTACGCCAGAAGAAGGCCCACCTCATGGAGATCCAGGTGAACGGAGGCACGGTGGCCGAGAAGCTGGACTGGGCCCGTGAGAGGCTGGAGCAGCAGGTGCCTGTGAATCAGGTGTTCGGGCAGGACGAGATGATCGATGTCATCGGCGTCACCAAGGGCAAAGGCTACAAAG GGGTCACCAGCCGCTGGCACACGAAGAAGCTACCCCGCAAAACCCACCGAGGGCTGCGCAAGGTGGCCTGTATTGGGGCCTGGCATCCTGCCCGAGTGGCCTTTTCTGTGGCTCGGGCTGGGCAGAAAGGCTACCATCACCGCACGGAGATCAACAAGAAG ATCTACAAGATCGGCCAGGGCTATCTCATCAAGGATGGCAAGCTGATCAAGAACAATGCTTCCACTGATTATGATTTGTCTGACAAGAGCATCAACCCTCTG GGTGGCTTTGTCCACTATGGTGAAGTGACCAATGACTTTGTCATGCTGAAAGGCTGTGTGGTGGGAACCAAGAAGCGAGTGCTCACTCTTCGCAAG TCCTTGCTGGTGCAGACCAAGCGGCGGGCCCTGGAGAAGATTGACCTTAAATTCATCGACACCACCTCCAAGTTTGGCCATGGCCGATTCCAGACCGTGGAGGAGAAGAAAGCATTCATG GGACCACTTAAGAAAGACCGAATTGCAAAGGAAGAAGGAGCTTAA
- the RPL3 gene encoding 60S ribosomal protein L3 isoform X2 has translation MARRQSPDLYRQHSAAGWYSHRKFSAPRHGSLGFLPRKRSSRHRGKVKSFPKDDSSKPVHLTAFLGYKAGMTHIVREVDRPGSKVNKKEVVEAVTIVETPPMVVVGVVGYVETPRGLRTFKTIFAEHISDECKRRFYKNWHKSKKKAFTKYCKKWQDDDGKKQLEKDFSSMKKYCQVIRVIAHTQMRLLPLRQKKAHLMEIQVNGGTVAEKLDWARERLEQQVPVNQVFGQDEMIDVIGVTKGKGYKGVTSRWHTKKLPRKTHRGLRKVACIGAWHPARVAFSVARAGQKGYHHRTEINKKIYKIGQGYLIKDGKLIKNNASTDYDLSDKSINPLGGFVHYGEVTNDFVMLKGCVVGTKKRVLTLRKSLLVQTKRRALEKIDLKFIDTTSKFGHGRFQTVEEKKAFMGPLKKDRIAKEEGA, from the exons ATGGCTCGCCGGCAGAGCCCCGACCTCTACCGGCAGCATTCGGCGGCGGGATGGTAT TCTCACAGGAAGTTCTCCGCTCCCAGGCATGGGTCCCTGGGCTTCTTGCCTCGGAAACGCAGCAGCCGACACCGTGGGAAGGTGAAGAGCTTCCCCAAGGATGACTCTTCAAAGCCCGTCCACCTCACCGCCTTCTTGGGCTACAAGGCCGGCATGACTCACATCGTGCGAGAGGTCGACAGGCCAGGATCCA AGGTGAACAAGAAGGAGGTCGTGGAGGCTGTGACCATTGTGGAGACCCCGCCCATGGTGGTTGTGGGCGTCGTGGGCTACGTGGAAACCCCTCGAGGCCTTCGTACCTTTAAGACCATCTTCGCTGAGCACATCAGTGATGAGTGCAAAAGGCGCTTCTATAAGAACTG GCATAAGTCCAAGAAGAAGGCCTTCACCAAGTACTGCAAGAAGTGGCAGGATGACGACGGCAAGAAGCAGCTGGAGAAGGACTTCAGCAGCATGAAGAAGTACTGCCAGGTGATCCGCGTCATCGCCCACACTCAG ATGCGCCTGCTCCCTCTACGCCAGAAGAAGGCCCACCTCATGGAGATCCAGGTGAACGGAGGCACGGTGGCCGAGAAGCTGGACTGGGCCCGTGAGAGGCTGGAGCAGCAGGTGCCTGTGAATCAGGTGTTCGGGCAGGACGAGATGATCGATGTCATCGGCGTCACCAAGGGCAAAGGCTACAAAG GGGTCACCAGCCGCTGGCACACGAAGAAGCTACCCCGCAAAACCCACCGAGGGCTGCGCAAGGTGGCCTGTATTGGGGCCTGGCATCCTGCCCGAGTGGCCTTTTCTGTGGCTCGGGCTGGGCAGAAAGGCTACCATCACCGCACGGAGATCAACAAGAAG ATCTACAAGATCGGCCAGGGCTATCTCATCAAGGATGGCAAGCTGATCAAGAACAATGCTTCCACTGATTATGATTTGTCTGACAAGAGCATCAACCCTCTG GGTGGCTTTGTCCACTATGGTGAAGTGACCAATGACTTTGTCATGCTGAAAGGCTGTGTGGTGGGAACCAAGAAGCGAGTGCTCACTCTTCGCAAG TCCTTGCTGGTGCAGACCAAGCGGCGGGCCCTGGAGAAGATTGACCTTAAATTCATCGACACCACCTCCAAGTTTGGCCATGGCCGATTCCAGACCGTGGAGGAGAAGAAAGCATTCATG GGACCACTTAAGAAAGACCGAATTGCAAAGGAAGAAGGAGCTTAA